One window of Candidatus Leptovillus gracilis genomic DNA carries:
- a CDS encoding winged helix-turn-helix domain-containing protein codes for MNFLDAAYQILKEAGKPLRYNAIAQQALDTGLITPKGATPHATMGSRLYVDTKKDDSLFRRTGKGFFTLVPKTRAEQITSQVDQLNKHVVDNLRKRLHTMPANRFRDAHRRTAVCPRLRGGFCHRRAVQQRRRY; via the coding sequence ATGAACTTTCTCGACGCCGCCTACCAAATTCTTAAAGAAGCCGGGAAACCGCTGCGCTACAACGCCATTGCCCAACAAGCCCTGGATACCGGCCTCATCACCCCCAAAGGCGCAACGCCCCATGCCACGATGGGGTCGCGCCTATACGTAGACACCAAAAAGGATGATTCCCTCTTTCGTCGCACCGGGAAAGGCTTCTTCACCCTCGTCCCCAAAACTCGCGCTGAACAAATCACCAGCCAGGTTGACCAGCTAAACAAGCATGTCGTTGACAACCTGCGCAAGCGCCTGCACACCATGCCGGCCAACCGTTTCAGAGACGCTCATCGGCGAACTGCTGTATGCCCTCGGCTTCGAGGAGGATTCTGTCATCGTCGAGCCGTACAGCAAAGACGGCGGTATTGA
- a CDS encoding restriction endonuclease yields MRGVLQVSGITRLNVAVQVKRWKHNVGKPIVQQIKGALKTHEHGIIITTSGFSAGAIKEATLAGTTPISLVNGEQLIRLLIEHRIGINETSLKVWSIDEEWWGEMLGTQEPVVEKETAVVVPPATPLPGYPIPLRADNDLSIEAVLLNPEGQVEWNGQVFGSPSGAAKAVKGVTAVNGWKFWRYQHPETGKWEFIKTLQG; encoded by the coding sequence GTGCGCGGCGTTCTTCAGGTGAGCGGCATCACCCGCCTGAACGTGGCCGTACAGGTGAAACGCTGGAAACACAACGTTGGGAAGCCCATTGTGCAGCAAATTAAGGGCGCTCTCAAAACCCACGAACACGGCATCATCATCACCACCAGTGGCTTCTCGGCCGGGGCCATCAAGGAAGCGACGCTGGCGGGCACAACGCCTATCAGCCTGGTGAATGGGGAGCAGCTCATCCGGCTGCTCATCGAACACCGCATTGGCATCAACGAGACTTCGCTCAAGGTGTGGTCTATTGATGAGGAGTGGTGGGGTGAAATGTTGGGCACGCAGGAGCCGGTGGTTGAGAAGGAAACGGCCGTGGTTGTTCCACCCGCCACGCCTCTTCCTGGTTATCCCATTCCGCTGCGGGCCGATAATGACTTGAGCATCGAGGCCGTTCTGCTCAACCCAGAAGGCCAGGTGGAGTGGAACGGGCAGGTGTTTGGTTCGCCATCGGGGGCAGCAAAAGCGGTGAAGGGGGTAACGGCCGTGAATGGGTGGAAGTTCTGGCGCTACCAGCATCCGGAGACGGGGAAGTGGGAGTTTATTAAGACGCTGCAAGGGTGA
- a CDS encoding type II toxin-antitoxin system RelE/ParE family toxin: MSQPPSDWQIEFFANSSGDSPVLEFINTLTVKERGKIRDHLKLLKEFGVGLGLPHAKPLSGHKPLWELRPMPHRLIYVAVSGRKFVVLHAFKKEKNKTPKKDLKVAEKRYQIVKEREG, from the coding sequence ATGAGTCAACCTCCGTCGGACTGGCAAATTGAGTTTTTCGCTAACTCCTCAGGTGATAGCCCTGTCCTTGAGTTCATTAATACACTCACAGTAAAAGAGCGAGGTAAAATCCGAGACCATCTAAAGTTGTTGAAAGAATTTGGAGTGGGACTTGGCCTACCGCATGCCAAGCCCCTATCGGGTCACAAGCCCTTGTGGGAATTGAGACCAATGCCTCATCGTTTGATTTATGTAGCAGTGTCTGGGAGGAAGTTTGTTGTACTCCATGCCTTCAAAAAGGAAAAGAACAAAACGCCTAAGAAAGACCTAAAAGTTGCTGAGAAACGGTATCAAATAGTAAAGGAAAGAGAGGGGTGA
- a CDS encoding helix-turn-helix transcriptional regulator — MSNVRFEDWEAEQLQDPEFRRVAEELEPGYQVTRLRIQMGLTQEQLAQMVGTHQSSIARLESGRVAPRISFLRKVVNALSGKLEINISSRDDIAALNNLFVGKSEQLSGYDKVNDKTQTITQNMEVIV, encoded by the coding sequence ATGTCAAACGTGCGTTTTGAAGATTGGGAAGCTGAACAACTGCAAGATCCAGAGTTTCGCAGAGTTGCAGAAGAACTCGAACCCGGTTATCAGGTAACTAGATTGCGAATTCAAATGGGCTTGACTCAAGAACAGTTAGCTCAGATGGTAGGTACTCATCAATCAAGTATTGCCCGGTTAGAAAGTGGGAGAGTGGCTCCACGTATTTCCTTTTTGCGGAAAGTAGTAAACGCTCTCAGTGGCAAACTGGAAATAAACATTTCTTCACGAGATGATATTGCTGCACTTAACAACCTTTTTGTTGGTAAGTCTGAGCAACTTAGCGGCTATGATAAAGTCAATGACAAAACACAAACAATCACCCAAAACATGGAGGTGATTGTATGA
- a CDS encoding site-specific DNA-methyltransferase, with translation MMAQPVPEKQLQLLQEAARLADDPAIIAALNDLAAEAQTALDQLYVEPPAKEVDAEPQLERAQELRAEWGTEPGQLWLLGDHRLLCGDSTDPEQVARLMDGNRATLFATDPPYLVDYDGTNHPHKWNASEGEIETKNRDWSDTYKDWDKAVNGDGLYDGFIKTAIDVAIDPHAAWYCWHAAQRQKMVEEKWLQNGAFLHQQIIWVKERPVLTRAWYMWQHEPCLFGWLRGNKPPRTADDYPATVWVIPGIPNSERPDHPTPKPLQVFEIPMRQHTRAGDVCYEPFSGSGSQIVAGERLGRRVFAMELAPEYVAVALQRYLDATGKRPELVA, from the coding sequence ATGATGGCCCAACCTGTGCCCGAAAAGCAGCTGCAACTCCTGCAAGAAGCGGCGCGCCTGGCCGATGACCCGGCCATCATCGCGGCGCTCAATGACCTGGCGGCCGAGGCGCAGACGGCGCTGGACCAGCTCTACGTGGAGCCGCCGGCCAAAGAAGTGGACGCCGAACCGCAGTTGGAACGCGCCCAGGAGCTACGCGCCGAATGGGGCACAGAGCCAGGCCAACTTTGGCTGCTCGGCGACCACCGGCTGCTCTGCGGTGACAGCACCGACCCGGAGCAGGTGGCCCGGCTGATGGACGGGAACCGCGCCACCCTCTTCGCCACCGATCCGCCTTACCTGGTGGATTACGACGGCACAAACCACCCCCACAAGTGGAACGCCAGCGAGGGGGAAATCGAGACCAAGAACAGGGATTGGAGCGATACCTACAAGGATTGGGACAAGGCGGTCAACGGCGACGGCCTGTATGACGGCTTTATCAAGACGGCAATTGACGTGGCGATTGACCCACACGCGGCCTGGTACTGCTGGCACGCGGCGCAGCGCCAGAAGATGGTCGAGGAGAAGTGGCTGCAAAATGGCGCATTCCTGCACCAACAAATCATCTGGGTGAAGGAACGGCCGGTGCTGACCCGCGCCTGGTACATGTGGCAGCATGAACCCTGTCTGTTTGGCTGGCTGCGGGGCAACAAACCACCGCGCACGGCCGACGACTACCCGGCCACCGTCTGGGTCATCCCCGGCATCCCCAACAGCGAGCGGCCGGACCATCCGACGCCGAAGCCGCTGCAGGTCTTTGAAATCCCCATGCGGCAGCACACGCGGGCGGGCGACGTCTGCTATGAGCCGTTTAGTGGCAGCGGCAGCCAGATTGTCGCCGGCGAGCGGTTGGGGCGGCGGGTGTTTGCGATGGAGCTTGCGCCGGAGTACGTGGCGGTGGCCTTGCAGCGGTATCTGGATGCGACGGGGAAACGGCCGGAGTTGGTGGCATAG
- a CDS encoding DUF4238 domain-containing protein, translated as MKRKRHHYVPAFYLTGFTAPDKRDRVWVYPKDGSTPFDTNVSNAAVEKYFYSLMHDPDNIDVDSVEKYLDQEIETPANPVIAKLRSHKRVRISALEKRKLTKYLAYMLTRVPANRIKVQDDIPRLVADAKKRTQDTFARKGGDSKYVRLTDALNALDTVKEELIQELSFPHFNKTLENLLYKMNWATFRAYPGLGFATSDNPFCYSEHLGLIDEESRFIFPLASDIVLVGAWAPIPVDDFAIYNVLFGKPEDNDVINRIVIASATKYIFYKENCIWMRSLIEQVRVAQA; from the coding sequence ATGAAAAGAAAACGTCATCATTATGTTCCGGCATTTTACCTAACAGGATTTACTGCACCTGATAAACGAGATAGAGTTTGGGTATATCCCAAAGATGGAAGTACTCCATTTGATACAAATGTTTCTAATGCGGCTGTTGAGAAGTATTTTTACTCTTTGATGCATGATCCAGATAATATCGACGTTGACTCTGTCGAGAAATATCTTGATCAGGAAATTGAGACACCAGCTAATCCGGTTATCGCAAAACTTAGGAGTCATAAGCGAGTCCGTATTTCCGCGTTAGAAAAAAGGAAATTAACAAAGTACTTGGCATATATGTTGACACGCGTGCCTGCTAATCGCATTAAAGTACAAGATGACATTCCAAGACTTGTGGCTGACGCTAAAAAGAGAACACAGGATACTTTCGCTAGGAAAGGTGGTGATTCAAAGTATGTACGCTTGACTGATGCATTGAATGCTTTGGATACTGTCAAGGAGGAGCTAATCCAAGAACTCTCTTTCCCCCACTTCAATAAAACGTTGGAAAATCTACTTTACAAAATGAATTGGGCAACCTTCAGAGCGTATCCCGGATTGGGGTTTGCTACAAGTGACAATCCGTTTTGTTATTCAGAGCATCTTGGACTAATAGATGAAGAAAGTCGCTTTATTTTTCCTCTGGCTAGTGACATTGTTCTCGTAGGAGCTTGGGCCCCAATTCCGGTGGATGACTTTGCAATCTATAATGTACTTTTTGGAAAGCCAGAGGATAATGATGTGATTAACCGAATAGTAATTGCTTCGGCGACAAAGTATATTTTTTATAAAGAAAACTGTATATGGATGAGGAGTCTGATAGAGCAGGTACGAGTAGCACAGGCTTAA
- a CDS encoding PH domain-containing protein: MVGNFSGIFGNASEITPEEAQKEYNEIFIDGEEVKAAFLLVRDVFMFTNKRFILVDVQGMTGKKVEYLSIPYKSIRYFSVETAGNFDRDSEFKIWVGGGEGPAVVKEIKKGFDIIGLQKTLASFILD; encoded by the coding sequence ATGGTTGGCAACTTTAGCGGTATCTTTGGTAACGCCTCAGAAATTACACCAGAGGAAGCCCAGAAAGAATATAACGAAATCTTCATTGATGGAGAGGAAGTAAAAGCGGCTTTTCTTTTAGTGCGTGATGTTTTCATGTTCACAAACAAACGCTTCATACTGGTAGATGTGCAAGGCATGACCGGAAAGAAAGTCGAATACCTAAGCATCCCATACAAGTCCATCAGGTATTTCTCGGTCGAGACAGCTGGTAATTTTGATCGGGATTCGGAATTCAAAATTTGGGTTGGTGGTGGTGAAGGCCCCGCAGTTGTGAAAGAAATCAAAAAGGGTTTCGATATTATTGGTCTCCAGAAGACTCTAGCATCTTTCATCCTGGACTAG
- the terL gene encoding phage terminase large subunit — protein sequence MPAHQVILHHDGPALWPQHKPLAEVLELRATTPELTWSGTYQGVPTPPGGYTFKRQWWTRERRYDIHSQAVKNLTYARYISWDTGLKDKEETDTDYTGYTVAELWPDYRLGIRHVRQERLEFPYLPDVIEQTAVQWNYDEKLHGILIEDKSSGTSALQTLAASGPAWLRPMLIPFNPTTDKITRASQAAVWCRNGCVLLPYPAADLYWLMDFEEELFNFPQAAHDDRVDSFTQLILYLEHILAAGRKARGEVE from the coding sequence TTGCCCGCCCACCAGGTTATCCTTCATCATGACGGACCCGCTCTCTGGCCCCAACACAAACCCCTCGCCGAAGTCCTGGAACTGCGCGCCACGACGCCAGAGCTTACCTGGTCGGGCACGTACCAGGGCGTGCCCACCCCACCCGGCGGCTACACCTTCAAGCGCCAATGGTGGACCAGGGAGCGCCGCTACGACATCCACAGCCAGGCTGTCAAAAACCTCACCTACGCCCGTTACATCTCCTGGGACACCGGCCTCAAAGATAAGGAAGAAACGGACACCGATTACACCGGCTACACCGTCGCTGAACTCTGGCCCGACTATCGCCTGGGCATTCGCCACGTGCGCCAGGAACGGCTGGAATTCCCCTACCTGCCCGACGTCATCGAGCAAACGGCCGTGCAGTGGAACTATGACGAGAAACTGCACGGCATCCTCATCGAGGACAAGTCCAGTGGGACCAGCGCCCTGCAAACGCTGGCCGCCTCCGGCCCGGCCTGGCTGCGGCCGATGCTCATCCCCTTCAACCCCACCACCGACAAGATTACCAGAGCGAGCCAGGCGGCCGTCTGGTGCAGGAATGGCTGCGTGCTGCTGCCCTACCCGGCCGCCGACCTGTACTGGCTCATGGACTTTGAAGAGGAACTGTTCAACTTCCCCCAGGCGGCCCACGACGACCGCGTGGACTCGTTTACGCAGTTGATTTTGTACCTGGAACATATCCTGGCCGCCGGGCGGAAGGCGCGGGGCGAGGTGGAATAA